Proteins encoded together in one Rossellomorea sp. y25 window:
- a CDS encoding cytochrome c biogenesis protein CcdA encodes MSDINIFLAFGAGFLSFISPCCLPLYPAFLSYITGMSVNELKTDNAMLQRRSLLHTLFFLVGFSAIFIAIGFGTSLIGNFFLDYKDLIRQLGAIFIVLFGLVVIGVFTPETLMKDRRFEFKNRPAGYFGSVLIGMAFAAGWTPCTGPILASVLALAASNPGSGVIYMTAYVLGFAIPFFILSFFIGRMQWIRKNSGKIVKVGGYVMIAVGIMLFFDWMTVILAYLTSIFGGFTGF; translated from the coding sequence ATGTCTGATATTAATATTTTCTTAGCATTTGGAGCGGGTTTCCTAAGCTTTATATCTCCATGCTGCCTGCCATTATATCCCGCTTTTCTTTCTTACATAACAGGAATGAGTGTCAATGAGCTCAAAACGGATAATGCAATGCTCCAAAGGAGAAGTTTATTACATACGTTATTTTTCTTAGTGGGCTTCTCGGCAATCTTTATCGCCATCGGTTTTGGAACTTCCCTTATCGGAAACTTCTTTTTGGATTATAAGGATCTCATTCGTCAGCTTGGAGCTATCTTCATTGTCTTATTTGGCTTGGTAGTCATTGGCGTGTTTACCCCGGAAACATTGATGAAGGACCGTCGTTTTGAGTTCAAGAATAGACCGGCAGGATATTTTGGTTCCGTGTTAATCGGAATGGCATTCGCTGCAGGCTGGACTCCTTGTACCGGACCGATTCTTGCTTCCGTTCTGGCCCTTGCCGCCTCTAATCCAGGTTCAGGTGTTATATATATGACAGCTTACGTGTTAGGGTTTGCCATTCCGTTTTTCATTCTGTCATTCTTTATTGGAAGAATGCAATGGATCAGAAAAAACAGTGGAAAGATCGTAAAGGTAGGAGGATATGTGATGATTGCAGTAGGGATCATGCTATTCTTTGATTGGATGACAGTCATCCTTGCCTATCTTACTTCCATATTTGGAGGATTCACGGGATTTTAA
- a CDS encoding response regulator, with product MATILVVDDAKFMRMTLGSMLSSSGHEVVGEAENGLTAVKKFRELQPDLVTMDITMPELDGIEAVRRILSEFPQAKVIMCSAMGQQKVVVEAIEAGAKDFIVKPFDDVRVEEAIKRVLG from the coding sequence GTGGCAACGATACTTGTAGTGGATGATGCGAAATTTATGAGAATGACTCTTGGAAGCATGCTTTCCTCCAGCGGTCACGAAGTTGTAGGGGAAGCTGAGAATGGACTCACAGCCGTAAAAAAGTTTCGTGAGCTTCAGCCGGATTTAGTGACGATGGACATCACGATGCCTGAGCTGGACGGAATTGAAGCGGTTAGAAGAATATTATCGGAGTTTCCTCAAGCAAAAGTTATCATGTGTTCGGCCATGGGACAACAAAAGGTCGTGGTGGAAGCCATTGAAGCGGGAGCAAAGGACTTTATAGTGAAACCTTTTGACGATGTGCGTGTGGAGGAAGCCATCAAAAGAGTTTTAGGATGA